CCATTTTCCCAAGAAGAGTGAGACGCTCCCCGCCTCGAAGAAAAAGCGCCGCCAGCGTGACGTCTGGTTTGAGAGGCCAAATAGATCAGACGCCCCCCCCGTCTCACAGCAAGAATCGACCTGTCCCAAGCCACGAAGTTGATTTTGAAGGTAGCCCCGGCGAATGAGCGCCGAGACTAAATAGCCCGCGCCCCCGCCCAGTACCACTGCCGCTACTAGTCGCCCCGCCGCGTAATCGAGCCCCAAAGTGCCTGAGGTAAGAAGGAACATTTCGGGGCTCATCAAGGGTGAACTGATCCAAAAGGCCATGATAGGTGCGAGGGGAACGCCTCCTGTCAGCATCGCCGCTATCAGCGG
The window above is part of the Nitrospinaceae bacterium genome. Proteins encoded here:
- a CDS encoding permease; this encodes MAIATAALASLTLPAPMQSKLGVELWKNIIFVAEQMWEILPYILFSVSASAWATVSGFAEKIRGVFSRQEKVAVAGAALAGATVPFCSCGVLPLIAAMLTGGVPLAPIMAFWISSPLMSPEMFLLTSGTLGLDYAAGRLVAAVVLGGGAGYLVSALIRRGYLQNQLRGLGQVDSCCETGGASDLFGLSNQTSRWRRFFFEAGSVSLFLGKW